One part of the Aspergillus luchuensis IFO 4308 DNA, chromosome 5, nearly complete sequence genome encodes these proteins:
- a CDS encoding pyridoxal phosphate-dependent aminotransferase (COG:E;~EggNog:ENOG410PGKB;~InterPro:IPR004839,IPR015424,IPR015421;~PFAM:PF00155;~go_function: GO:0003824 - catalytic activity [Evidence IEA];~go_function: GO:0030170 - pyridoxal phosphate binding [Evidence IEA];~go_process: GO:0009058 - biosynthetic process [Evidence IEA]) — protein MSFSGRRLSILRPSNRRFSVGKELSENELRSETHRQFRSAHEGHRPHAGLDASRASTGVVWCTERATEHGYAEDPHSWANLGQGAPEADDEIEGSFPRPTSIPITSAAREYGPTAGIKPLRAAVARLYNEHYRQGKASQYTWENVCIVPGGRAGLIRIAAILGNSYLSFPIPDYSAYSEMLSLFKNIAPIPIPLAQDDHYAIYPDKIAEEIARGTSVLLTSNPRNPTGHFVSNPELAQIQDICRDRATLILDEFYGGYNYTTDCDGTTISGATNVEDVNKDDVLLIDGLTKRFRLPGWRIAWVVGPKEFIDALGSAGSYLDGGANAPFQEAAVPMLEPSLVRAEMKALQVHFREKRDFVVGRLREIGFRIDEVPQATFYIWLDLTSLDPPLPKEANLSDGLNFFNALLTEKVIVVPGIFFDLNPAHRRDLFDSPCHHFVRLSYGPKMDVLKMGLDGIERVIRRARAQFEPQWEDEVAVQDD, from the exons ATGTCTTTCTCCGGCCGCCGCTTGAGCATCCTGCGCCCCTCCAACCGCCGCTTCTCGGTCGGTAAGGAGTTGTCTGAGAATG AACTTCGTTCCGAAACCCACCGTCAGTTCCGTAGCGCCCACGAAGGTCACCGTCCCCATGCCGGTCTCGATGCCTCCCGTGCCTCCACCGGTGTTGTCTGGTGTACCGAGCGTGCCACCGAACATGGTTATGCTGAGGATCCTCACTCCTGGGCCAACCTAGGCCAGGGTGCCCCTGAAGCCGATGATGAGATCGAGGGCAGTTTCCCTCGTCCGACTTCCATCCCTatcacctccgccgcccgtGAGTACGGTCCCACCGCCGGTATCAAGCCTCTGCGTGCCGCCGTCGCTCGCCTCTACAATGAGCACTACCGTCAGGGCAAGGCCAGTCAGTACACCTGGGAGAACGTCTGCATTGTCCCCGGTGGTCGTGCGGGTCTGATCCGTATCGCTGCTATTCTGGGAAACTCGTACTTGTCTTTCCCTATCCCTGATTACTCGGCGTACTCGGAGATGTTGTCGCTGTTCAAGAAC ATCGCTCCTATTCCCATTCCCCTCGCCCAAGACGACCACTACGCAATTTACCCCGACAAGATCGCCGAGGAGATCGCTCGTGGAACGTCTGTGTTGCTGACCTCCAACCCTCGTAACCCTACCGGACACTTTGTCTCCAACCCCGAGCTTGCTCAGATCCAGGACATCTGCAGAGATCGTGCGACTCTGATCCTGGACGAATTCTACGGCGGTTACAACTACACTACCGACTGTGACGGAACCACGATCAGTGGTGCCACCAACGTCGAGGATGTCAACAAAGATG ATGTGCTTCTGATTGACGGTCTGACCAAGCGTTTCCGTCTTCCGGGTTGGCGTATCGCCTGGGTTGTTGGACCCAAGGAGTTCATCGACGCCCTGGGCTCTGCTGGTTCCTACCTGGACGGTGGTGCCAATGCGCCTTTCCAGGAAGCCGCCGTTCCCATGCTCGAGCCGTCGCTGGTGCGTGCCGAGATGAAGGCCCTCCAGGTGCACTTCCGCGAGAAGAGAGACTTCGTCGTTGGGCGTCTGCGTGAGATCGGTTTCCGCATCGACGAGGTGCCCCAGGCCACCTTCTACATCTGGCTTGACCTGACCTCCCTggaccctcctctccccaaGGAGGCCAACCTGTCCGACGGACTgaacttcttcaacgccCTCTTGACCGAGAAGGTCATTGTGGTCCCTGGTATCTTCTTCGACCTCAACCCCGCTCACAGAAGAGACCTGTTCGACAGCCCTTGCCACCACTTCGTTCGTCTAAGTTACGGCCCGAAGATGGATGTCCTGAAGATGGGTCTGGACGGTATCGAGCGGGTCATCCGCCGGGCTCGGGCGCAGTTCGAGCCTCAATGGGAGGACGAGGTGGCTGTCCAGGACGACTAA
- a CDS encoding Rho family guanine nucleotide exchange factor CDC24 (COG:T;~EggNog:ENOG410Q554;~InterPro:IPR000219,IPR033511,IPR010481,IPR035899, IPR011993,IPR001849,IPR036872,IPR000270;~PFAM:PF06395,PF00564,PF15411,PF00621;~go_function: GO:0005085 - guanyl-nucleotide exchange factor activity [Evidence IEA];~go_function: GO:0005089 - Rho guanyl-nucleotide exchange factor activity [Evidence IEA];~go_function: GO:0005515 - protein binding [Evidence IEA]), with the protein MAETITMNGGPIAEDNIINRRGGESIYQSCVNLKKRLAEVPNFEPHMREMEEADLAQGNTDPVASLWNCLRTGYPLLTIYNASDPEEVLEIDTTKVAEAKRPKAATFKFLHASLKELGFPQQDCFLITDLYGENTTGFTKVIKMVNRVLDILEMQGQLKRPSDIGAGAPAKGAVKLTKREHILKELLETERDYVHHLQNLQALKKELEETSAVNGDASHQIFLNLNNLLDFAQRFLIRIEQHYALPEEKQNWGELFIQHEEAFRQYEPFIANQMRCDEICLRDWDKIHMAPRSKDLLQMVAQPATLNGFFVKPFQRLTKYPLMLGELLKQTENPDLRTDIQRAIDAIQTVLDSANDAIDKEHLQSAVKDLDERVDDWKALKIEAFGDLLRFGTFSVIKGDNGKDSEREYHIYLFERILLCCKDINPNKQKSKLNLGKDKPAAMIKGKPRLQLKGRIYMANVTDVLCLPKPGSYRIQIFWKGDPGVVDNFIIRYSNEDIMRKWSRDIEAQRAIQAEQRSARNTGTSETEFTYMRSMSNIPNPYEQEYYAEEQAATQEAGFFSEFPMSRNASSTSLRTRSATGGSGSSGRPRIPVPDPNLSLHTHLSGGSMSPAERNAPSYFSPVAETPSTRSSSQSTGYFHGRQVTPTGNWNEENARYTAPALSRATSRDGPNSNPYFSGAPNGRSAQRPSLPPMSGAQAANGMAQRMRSASSPDIHNHTHNPEMRRYMGAHTMQTVDNVPVPPIPAHISSMMAPPNRSQNNSPTNANIPIRNANHLPNSQQHSDPRHVPHTHFHEPQYSDYRPSTSATDQPTSPLSHEPDEEPLMPTQLKVKVNFDDNYVTLVIASNIMFRSLIDRVDAKLARFTNRSIGSKSVRLRYRDEDGDFVTIDSDEAVQLAFMEWREQQRDMLARGQVGEIQLYCQAVET; encoded by the exons ATGGCTgagaccatcaccatgaatGGCGGTCCTATCGCCGAggacaacatcatcaaccgcCGCGGCGGCGAATCGATCTATCAGAGCTGCGTCAACCTCAAGAAGCGCCTGGCCGAAGTACCGAACTTCGAACCCCATATGCGAGAAATGGAGGAAGCCGATCTGGCTCAGGGGAACACCGATCCGGTGGCGTCGCTGTGGAATTGTCTCCGGACAGGCTATCCCCTCCTGACTATCTACAATGCCTCCGATCCCGAAGAAGTCCTGGAAATCGACACCACGAAAGTCGCCGAGGCTAAACGCCCGAAAGCCGCCACCTTCAAATTCCTCCATGCGTCTCTGAAGGAGCTGGGATTCCCTCAGCAAGACTGCTTCCTTATCACGGACCTTTACGGCGAAAACACCACTGGCTTCACCAAAGTGATCAAGATGGTTAACCGGGTTCTGGACATCCTGGAGATGCAGGGACAGCTGAAGCGACCGTCGGATATTGGAGCAGGGGCCCCCGCGAAAGGTGCCGTCAAGCTCACCAAACGGGAACACATCCTCAAGGAGTTACTGGAAACGGAGCGCGACTatgttcatcatctccagaaTCTACAGGCCCTGAAGAAGGAGTTAGAAGAGACAAGTGCTGTAAATGGTGATGCTAGCCATCAAATTTTCTTGAATCTCAACAATCTGCTTGATTTTGCTCAGCGGTTCTTGATCCGTATTGAACAGCACTATGCGCTGCCCGAAGAGAAACAAAACTGGGGCGAGCTGTTTATCCAGCACGAGGAAGCTTTCCGCCAATATGAGCCCTTTATCGCCAACCAGATGCGCTGTGATGAGATCTGTCTCAGAGATTGGGACAAGATTCACATGGCCCCGCGGTCCAAGGACCTGCTACAGATGGTGGCGCAACCCGCAACCTTGAACGGTTTCTTTGTCAAGCCTTTCCAGCGCTTGACTAAATATCCCCTGATGTTAGGG GAACTTCTGAAGCAAACAGAAAACCCAGACCTCCGGACTGACATCCAACGAGCCATCGACGCTATCCAAACCGTTTTAGACTCGGCAAATGATGCCATTGACAAAGAGCACCTGCAGTCTGCTGTCAAAGACCTCGATGAACGAGTGGATGACTGGAAGGCTCTGAAGATTGAAGCATTTGGTGACCTTCTCCGTTTTGGCACCTTTTCGGTGATCAAGGGTGATAATGGCAAAGACTCAGAGAGAGAG TATCATATCTATCTCTTCGAACGGATACTCCTCTGCTGCAAGGATATCAACCCTAACAAGCAAAAGTCGAAACTGAATCTAGGCAAAGACAAGCCCGCTGCGATGATTAAAGGCAAGCCGCGGCTTCAGCTCAAAGGCCGCATTTACATGGCGAACGTGACAGACGTGCTCTGCCTTCCCAAGCCAG GCTCTTACCGCATCCAGATCTTCTGGAAGGGTGATCCAGGAGTCGTGGACAATTTCATCATTCGCTATTCGAACGAGGACATCATGCGCAAATGGAGCCGGGACATTGAGGCACAACGGGCGATCCAGGCAGAGCAGCGCAGCGCTCGCAACACCGGCACCTCCGAGACCGAATTCACGTACATGCGATCCATGTCCAACATTCCGAACCCATATGAACAAGAGTATTATGCGGAAGAGCAAGCAGCCACGCAGGAAGCAGGCTTCTTCTCGGAATTCCCGATGAGCCGTAACGCCTCCAGCACCAGTCTCCGAACCCGTTCAGCAACAGGAGGCAGCGGTAGCTCCGGTCGCCCTCGCATACCTGTACCCGATCCGAATCTGTCACTGCACACCCATCTTTCTGGAGGCAGTATGTCGCCAGCAGAGAGGAACGCTCCATCTTACTTCTCCCCCGTCGCCGAAACTCCGTCTACACGGTCCAGCTCCCAGTCTACTGGATATTTCCATGGTCGTCAAGTGACACCTACAGGCAACTGGAATGAAGAAAATGCTCGGTATACAGCCCCGGCTTTGTCCCGTGCGACGTCAAGAGATGGGCCTAATTCAAATCCTTATTTCAGCGGTGCTCCGAATGGACGAAGTGCTCAACGACCCTCACTCCCTCCGATGTCAGGGGCCCAGGCGGCAAATGGCATGGCCCAGCGAATGCGATCCGCGAGTAGCCCCGATATCCACAACCACACCCACAACCCGGAAATGCGTCGTTACATGGGCGCCCATACGATGCAGACCGTCGACAACGTACCCGTCCCGCCGATTCCCGCTCACATATCCAGCATGATGGCGCCTCCCAACCGCAGCCAGAACAACTCCCCTACCAATGCCAACATCCCCATTCGCAACGCAAACCACCTTCCCAACTCCCAGCAACATTCCGATCCCCGGCATGTGCCGCACACGCATTTCCACGAGCCCCAATACTCTGACTACCGTCCTAGCACATCGGCCACCGATCAGCCCACGTCTCCACTGAGCCACGAGCCGGATGAGGAGCCCCTCATGCCGACGCAACTCAAGGTCAAGGTGAATTTCGATGATAACTACGTCACTCTCGTCATTGCCAGCAACATCATGTTCCGCTCGCTCATTGATCGTGTGGACGCCAAGCTGGCCCGATTCACCAACCGCTCAATTGGCAGCAAGTCGGTCAGGCTACGATACCGGGACGAAGACGGAGACTTTGTTACGATTGACAGCGACGAGGCCGTTCAACTGGCATTCATGGAGTGGCGCGAACAACAGCGTGACATGCTCGCTAGGGGTCAAGTAGGCGAGATTCAACTCTACTGTCAGGCAGTGGAGACTTAG